In Daphnia pulicaria isolate SC F1-1A chromosome 5, SC_F0-13Bv2, whole genome shotgun sequence, a single genomic region encodes these proteins:
- the LOC124340892 gene encoding proton channel OtopLc-like isoform X1 codes for MTARVRWEGVDEVGHSKNGVADGATAIRNTWKRSSIEFICTAVRNLSHHTTSRPSSPKPIEVKSHTKEICPTCDGNTNESKAEKVQATTESQESGTLVGRSTVAEEAKSEQESLLKPVKEKPIQGGAIIKQNLRSENQITLANTQPLPTINDRMSLPPFSGPNTPTHQRNHPEKVIKLWKQHGNRHNIRQATVDMLSALYGIMLVVMGVAFPTSQVISIKIPSHYYEGFYAYLYFVAIGFFGYIYVLLKTQFNSLTWKRRWYQMTQRLKDKKTAKTTADGDGASQDNGLSLEDIMTSRLRITLGKELDPRHSPNHGSFYLRMGAVVFGVGSMIYSGLEFAQYFEMSANPLCDDIMMAVQPASRMLFTFFQMYFVFLNAKIQIVKNSNVIVARFGMMHIVATNLCVWLNVIIQETKHEILHFKQHEGGDTTEHDQHQVVGHGEEPVQIAADAVDPFASAVIGHWLNNTVGDGSDHVQDESEFHSPSYHRLGKRTLSDECHRSDLMGTLTQNASPFLFPCAIEYSLICAAIMYEIWKHTGKNRNQKLARSVNDSPAGVRTPRTPRGSFYPYSQRRSPHHYSVDCTNANKGLFFGIFVLVLSILAMILFFVLIHREEYKSTAITIVHLAELILYMLTLIAVLIGIIQVSQLQFDASHPLDLDNILLIVALTGVISYNVFTIIGTQFSDHPDRMLVLINALTAVVQAVAQTVFVLGSSKRHLYTRRQEQRKPGREVVTFLMVTNFAMWAIITLEKSRFDAHPVQSQFFGQWPWTIITNISSPLAIFYRYHSTVCLCEIWKRCYKITERSSNHTPLHQLASV; via the exons ATGACTGCTCGAGTccg CTGGGAAGGAGTGGACGAAGTTGGTCATTCGAAGAACGGCGTAGCGGATGGAGCTACCGCTATCAGAAATACTTGGAAGAGATCTTCCATTGAGTTTATTTGTACAGCCGTCAGAAATTTGTCCCACCACACAACATCGCGACCGTCCAGTCCCAAGCCAATTGAGGTCAAGTCTCATACGAAGGAAATATGCCCAACATGCGATGGGAATACGAATGAATCAAAAGCAGAGAAAGTTCAGGCGACGACCGAGTCGCAGGAAAG TGGAACCTTGGTGGGCAGATCAACGGTTGCGGAAGAAGCGAAAAGCGAGCAGGAATCTCTCTTGAAACCCGTCAAAGAAAAACCTATCCAAGGCGGAGCAATAATCAAGCAGAATTTGCGAAGCGAAAATCAGATTACTTTGGCCAATACCCAGCCACTGCCCACAATCAATGACCGGATGTCTTTGCCGCCCTTTAGCGGCCCAAACACTCCAACCCATCAGCGGAACCACCCAGAGAAAGTCATCAAATTATGGAAACAACACGGCAA TCGTCACAATATCAGACAGGCTACTGTGGACATGCTTAGCGCTCTATACGGAATCATGCTGGTAGTTATGGGCGTGGCCTTTCCTACTTCTCAAGTCATTTCCATCAAGATCCCATCTCACTACTACGAG GGCTTCTACGCTTACCTCTACTTTGTGGCCATTGGATTCTTCGGTTACATTTACGTCCTCTTGAAAACCCAATTCAACTCGCTAACGTGGAAAAGAC GTTGGTATCAAATGACGCAGCGTCTCAAGGATAAAAAGACAGCCAAAACAACGGCTGATGGCGACGGTGCCTCTCAAGACAATGGATTGTCCCTGGAGGACATAATGACCAGTCGATTACGGATTACTCTTGGCAAAGAACTCGATCCTAGACACAGTCCCAACCACGGATCCTTCTACCTTCGCATGGGAGCCGTCG TGTTTGGAGTTGGCTCAATGATTTATTCCGGGCTGGAATTCGctcaatactttgaaatgtCAGCCAATCCATTGTGCGATGACATTATGATGGCCGTCCAGCCAGCGTCTCGTATGCTCttcacattttttcaaatgtatttCGTTTTCCTAAATGCAAAG ATTCAGATTGTCAAGAACAGCAACGTCATTGTGGCTCGTTTTGGAATGATGCACATCGTAGCCACGAACCTCTGCGTCTGGCTCAATGTCATCATCCAGGAGACAAAACACGAGATCCTCCATTTCAAGCAGCACGAAGGTGGCGACACAACCGAGCACGACCAGCATCAGGTGGTTGGACACGGCGAAGAGCCCGTCCAAATAGCAG CAGATGCCGTCGACCCTTTCGCTTCAGCCGTGATTGGACACTGGTTGAACAACACAGTTGGAGACGGTTCGGACCACGTCCAGGATGAAAGTGAATTCCATTCTCCATCATACCATCGGCTGGGCAAGAGGACGTTGTCGGACGAATGCCATCGCTCAGATTTGATG ggaacacTGACTCAGAATGCCAGTCCCTTTCTGTTTCCATGCGCTATCGAATATTCTCTGATATGCGCCGCCATAATGTACGAAATATGGAAACATACAGGAAAAAATCGCAACCAAAAGTTGGCCCGTTCGGTAAACGATTCACCGGCCGGCGTCCGTACGCCGAGAACGCCCCGCGGAAGCTTTTATCCGTATTCGCAACGTCGTTCCCCGCACCACTATTCCGTTGATTGTACCAACGCCAACAAAGGCCTATTCTTCGGAATTTTTGTCTTGGTGCTAAGCATTTTGGCCATGATACTGTTTTTCGTCCTGATCCATCGCGAGGAATACAAAAGCACAGCCATCACTATCGTCCATTTGGCCGAGCTGATTCTTTACATGTTGACGTTGATCGCCGTCTTAATTGGAATCATACAA GTGAGCCAGTTGCAATTTGATGCTTCCCATCCGCTCGATCTCGACAACATCCTGCTTATCGTCGCCCTTACGGGCGTCATTTCCTACAACGTCTTCACCATAATCGGTACCCAGTTCAGCGACCATCCGGACAGGATGCTGGTGCTAATCAATGCCTTGACGGCCGTCGTGCAGGCCGTAGCTCAAACCGTGTTTGTCCTCGGTTCTTCCAAGCGACACCTCTACACTAGACGCCAGGAGCAGCGCAAACCTGGCCGTGAAGTCGTCACTTTCTTAATGGTCACCAACTTTGCAATG TGGGCCATTATAACGTTGGAGAAGAGCCGATTCGACGCCCACCCCGTCCAATCGCAATTTTTCGGTCAGTGGCCATGGACTATCATCACCAACATCAGCTCTCCACTGGCCATTTTCTATCGCTACCATTCGACAGTTTGTCTCTGCGAGATATGGAAACGTTGTTACAAAATCACAGAGAGATCATCTAACCATACTCCGCTTCATCAGCTCGCAAGCGTCTAG
- the LOC124340892 gene encoding proton channel OtopLc-like isoform X3, producing MTARVRWEGVDEVGHSKNGVADGATAIRNTWKRSSIEFICTAVRNLSHHTTSRPSSPKPIEVKSHTKEICPTCDGNTNESKAEKVQATTESQESGTLVGRSTVAEEAKSEQESLLKPVKEKPIQGGAIIKQNLRSENQITLANTQPLPTINDRMSLPPFSGPNTPTHQRNHPEKVIKLWKQHGKQATVDMLSALYGIMLVVMGVAFPTSQVISIKIPSHYYEGFYAYLYFVAIGFFGYIYVLLKTQFNSLTWKRRWYQMTQRLKDKKTAKTTADGDGASQDNGLSLEDIMTSRLRITLGKELDPRHSPNHGSFYLRMGAVVFGVGSMIYSGLEFAQYFEMSANPLCDDIMMAVQPASRMLFTFFQMYFVFLNAKIQIVKNSNVIVARFGMMHIVATNLCVWLNVIIQETKHEILHFKQHEGGDTTEHDQHQVVGHGEEPVQIAADAVDPFASAVIGHWLNNTVGDGSDHVQDESEFHSPSYHRLGKRTLSDECHRSDLMGTLTQNASPFLFPCAIEYSLICAAIMYEIWKHTGKNRNQKLARSVNDSPAGVRTPRTPRGSFYPYSQRRSPHHYSVDCTNANKGLFFGIFVLVLSILAMILFFVLIHREEYKSTAITIVHLAELILYMLTLIAVLIGIIQVSQLQFDASHPLDLDNILLIVALTGVISYNVFTIIGTQFSDHPDRMLVLINALTAVVQAVAQTVFVLGSSKRHLYTRRQEQRKPGREVVTFLMVTNFAMWAIITLEKSRFDAHPVQSQFFGQWPWTIITNISSPLAIFYRYHSTVCLCEIWKRCYKITERSSNHTPLHQLASV from the exons ATGACTGCTCGAGTccg CTGGGAAGGAGTGGACGAAGTTGGTCATTCGAAGAACGGCGTAGCGGATGGAGCTACCGCTATCAGAAATACTTGGAAGAGATCTTCCATTGAGTTTATTTGTACAGCCGTCAGAAATTTGTCCCACCACACAACATCGCGACCGTCCAGTCCCAAGCCAATTGAGGTCAAGTCTCATACGAAGGAAATATGCCCAACATGCGATGGGAATACGAATGAATCAAAAGCAGAGAAAGTTCAGGCGACGACCGAGTCGCAGGAAAG TGGAACCTTGGTGGGCAGATCAACGGTTGCGGAAGAAGCGAAAAGCGAGCAGGAATCTCTCTTGAAACCCGTCAAAGAAAAACCTATCCAAGGCGGAGCAATAATCAAGCAGAATTTGCGAAGCGAAAATCAGATTACTTTGGCCAATACCCAGCCACTGCCCACAATCAATGACCGGATGTCTTTGCCGCCCTTTAGCGGCCCAAACACTCCAACCCATCAGCGGAACCACCCAGAGAAAGTCATCAAATTATGGAAACAACACGGCAA ACAGGCTACTGTGGACATGCTTAGCGCTCTATACGGAATCATGCTGGTAGTTATGGGCGTGGCCTTTCCTACTTCTCAAGTCATTTCCATCAAGATCCCATCTCACTACTACGAG GGCTTCTACGCTTACCTCTACTTTGTGGCCATTGGATTCTTCGGTTACATTTACGTCCTCTTGAAAACCCAATTCAACTCGCTAACGTGGAAAAGAC GTTGGTATCAAATGACGCAGCGTCTCAAGGATAAAAAGACAGCCAAAACAACGGCTGATGGCGACGGTGCCTCTCAAGACAATGGATTGTCCCTGGAGGACATAATGACCAGTCGATTACGGATTACTCTTGGCAAAGAACTCGATCCTAGACACAGTCCCAACCACGGATCCTTCTACCTTCGCATGGGAGCCGTCG TGTTTGGAGTTGGCTCAATGATTTATTCCGGGCTGGAATTCGctcaatactttgaaatgtCAGCCAATCCATTGTGCGATGACATTATGATGGCCGTCCAGCCAGCGTCTCGTATGCTCttcacattttttcaaatgtatttCGTTTTCCTAAATGCAAAG ATTCAGATTGTCAAGAACAGCAACGTCATTGTGGCTCGTTTTGGAATGATGCACATCGTAGCCACGAACCTCTGCGTCTGGCTCAATGTCATCATCCAGGAGACAAAACACGAGATCCTCCATTTCAAGCAGCACGAAGGTGGCGACACAACCGAGCACGACCAGCATCAGGTGGTTGGACACGGCGAAGAGCCCGTCCAAATAGCAG CAGATGCCGTCGACCCTTTCGCTTCAGCCGTGATTGGACACTGGTTGAACAACACAGTTGGAGACGGTTCGGACCACGTCCAGGATGAAAGTGAATTCCATTCTCCATCATACCATCGGCTGGGCAAGAGGACGTTGTCGGACGAATGCCATCGCTCAGATTTGATG ggaacacTGACTCAGAATGCCAGTCCCTTTCTGTTTCCATGCGCTATCGAATATTCTCTGATATGCGCCGCCATAATGTACGAAATATGGAAACATACAGGAAAAAATCGCAACCAAAAGTTGGCCCGTTCGGTAAACGATTCACCGGCCGGCGTCCGTACGCCGAGAACGCCCCGCGGAAGCTTTTATCCGTATTCGCAACGTCGTTCCCCGCACCACTATTCCGTTGATTGTACCAACGCCAACAAAGGCCTATTCTTCGGAATTTTTGTCTTGGTGCTAAGCATTTTGGCCATGATACTGTTTTTCGTCCTGATCCATCGCGAGGAATACAAAAGCACAGCCATCACTATCGTCCATTTGGCCGAGCTGATTCTTTACATGTTGACGTTGATCGCCGTCTTAATTGGAATCATACAA GTGAGCCAGTTGCAATTTGATGCTTCCCATCCGCTCGATCTCGACAACATCCTGCTTATCGTCGCCCTTACGGGCGTCATTTCCTACAACGTCTTCACCATAATCGGTACCCAGTTCAGCGACCATCCGGACAGGATGCTGGTGCTAATCAATGCCTTGACGGCCGTCGTGCAGGCCGTAGCTCAAACCGTGTTTGTCCTCGGTTCTTCCAAGCGACACCTCTACACTAGACGCCAGGAGCAGCGCAAACCTGGCCGTGAAGTCGTCACTTTCTTAATGGTCACCAACTTTGCAATG TGGGCCATTATAACGTTGGAGAAGAGCCGATTCGACGCCCACCCCGTCCAATCGCAATTTTTCGGTCAGTGGCCATGGACTATCATCACCAACATCAGCTCTCCACTGGCCATTTTCTATCGCTACCATTCGACAGTTTGTCTCTGCGAGATATGGAAACGTTGTTACAAAATCACAGAGAGATCATCTAACCATACTCCGCTTCATCAGCTCGCAAGCGTCTAG
- the LOC124340917 gene encoding eukaryotic translation initiation factor 4 gamma 2-like encodes MYAQLCRRLSEEAPNFEPPTNANGSTPSISTFRQLLLAKCRVEFENRSAAQEVFESRDGSLTADEEEQRQTAKRKMLGNIKFIGELGKLGMLQGAILHMCIQQLLERKRRGGIREMAEDLECLCQIMRTCGRILDIDKAKSLMDQYFDRMAAYAVNQELPSRIRFMMQDSIDLRTNHWQPRKIASTDGPRTIQQIREEAARDSGVYLPPPGSHLMQGMHRGGGPGGMGINPPSGLFPVSRSGLKGPIGIGLEDVFGSLPLGAVSIGTGPGVIPSMQDGYGYDSDSTHNGHGHNPNMYRGRPSYGSTGSGGSGSGGYSSSRSPSNGVGNYHGGGNNKQFSAQNHHQQNINQANNAKNDLPPRFKKMMMTQQRSQSSTEEVSLRPPANSMVNKPKPSTVLLPKSVTSNAAAGNNHITGPLGPLLDAALPMTNSSAVSNPSKIPGMGLNLQEIMPIGVKSVVPTATDKQRSPRKDQGPTKEDIVKQAETVLEDLLNRQVVEDSVNALKEIKLIDRFWTPVLARLMAKVLDKSDSERELVSQLMVQLKKESLITPSNFFDGYKELVSQLPDIENDVPRAKSFVAGLAARAVMDELSTLADLARPLEGGYQYPLFLLTLQQLHKIQATERSVLIKLFNESKVQLMNMLPELDRNKDRLGEILDDRGLSFLFPLLRIQSDLWKQIQADPTPAQFYKWIKENVDPSCYTMPGFISALFAVLLKYIAQESAPNDAPTTNGSTENGSIATATDKVTQEKEKELVERYRPVLQAFLHDHVSLQVTVLHALQAFCHGLNFPKGMLLRWFVLLYDLEIIEEDAFLKWKEDLTDDTPGKGKALFQVNNWLMWLEQAESDEDEDGDA; translated from the exons ATGTACGCACAGCTGTGCAGGCGTTTATCTGAAGAAGCCCCCAACTTTGAACCGCCAACTAACGCCAACGGCAGTACTCCCAGTATCTCTACCTTCCGGCAGCTGTTGCTTGCCAAGTGCCGTGTCGAGTTTGAAAATCGTTCGGCCGCTCAAGAGGTCTTCGAAAGTCGCGATGGCTCTCTCACAGCCGACGAGGAAGAGCAACGTCAGACGGCCAAGCGTAAAATGCTTGGCAACATTAAGTTTATTGGTGAATTGGGCAAGTTGGGTATGCTGCAGGGTGCCATCCTCCATATGTGTATCCAGCAGCTCTTGGAGAGGAAGCGCAGGGGGGGCATCCGTGAGATGGCAGAAGATTTGGAATGTCTATGCCAGATCATGAGAACCTGTGGTAGGATTCTCGACATCGACAAGGCTAAATCCTTGATGGATCAATATTTTGACCGGATGGCTGCATATGCCGTCAACCAAGAGCTGCCCTCGCGGATTCGTTTCATGATGCAGGACTCCATCGACCTGCGTACAAATCATTGGCAGCCACGCAAAATCGCCTCGACCGACGGGCCACGAACCATTCAACAGATTCGGGAAGAAGCTGCCCGAGACAGTGGTGTCTACCTTCCGCCACCCGGTTCCCACTTGATGCAAGGTATGCATCGTGGCGGCGGTCCTGGCGGTATGGGAATCAATCCACCATCAGGACTCTTCCCCGTTTCACGTTCGGGTCTTAAAGGACCAATTGGCATCGGACTTGAGGATGTCTTTGGTTCCCTTCCTTTGGGAGCCGTTAGTATTGGTACCGGACCTGGAGTCATTCCATCCATGCAG GATGGTTATGGTTACGATAGTGATTCAACTCACAATGGTCACGGACACAACCCAAACATGTACCGTGGGCGCCCGTCCTATGGAAGTACGGGTAGCGGTGGCAGTGGAAGTGGTGGTTATTCGTCAAGCCGATCGCCAAGCAATGGCGTCGGCAACTACCATGGCGGTGGCAACAACAAGCAGTTCTCGGCTCAAAATCACCACCAACAGAACATAAACCAAGCCAACAATGCCAAAAATGACCTTCCACCACGCTtcaaaaagatgatgatgacgcaGCAAAGAAGTCAGAGCAGCACGGAAGAAGTCAGTCTCCGTCCGCCGGCCAATTCGATGGTTAACAAACCTAAGCCATCGACTGTACTATTACCCAAGTCAGTCACAAGCAATGCTGCAGCCGGAAACAACCACATTACCGGTCCGCTTGGACCCCTTCTAGACGCTGCCCTCCCTATGACTAATTCATCGGCTGTATCCAATCCATCCAAGATTCCTGGTATGGGTCTAAATCTTCAAGAGATAATGCCCATCGGGGTAAAATCTGTAGTCCCGACCGCAACCGATAAACAGAGATCTCCACGGAAAGACCAAGGCCCCACGAAAGAAGACATTGTCAAGCAAGCGGAAACTGTACTGGAAGATCTCCTTAATCGTCAAGTAGTGGAGGATAGTGTCAATGCTCTGAAGGAGATTAAATTGATCGATCGATTTTGGACTCCTGTTCTGGCTCGTCTCATGGCCAAAGTCCTGGACAAATCGGACTCTGAGCGGGAGCTTGTTAGTCAGTTGATGGTCCAACTGAAGAAAGAGTCTCTCATTACACCGTCTAATTTTTTCGACGGCTATAAAGAGTTGGTCTCTCAACTGCCAGACATAGAGAACGATGTGCCTCGAGCCAAATCTTTTGTGGCTGGATTGGCTGCACGCGCCGTTATGGACGAACTTTCTACACTTGCCGATTTGGCACGACCACTGGAAGGCGGTTACCAATATCCTCTTTTCCTCTTGACGCTGCAACAACTGCACAAGATTCAGGCCACCGAAAGGTCTGTCCTGATCAAGTTGTTCAACGAGTCCAAAGTTCAACTTATGAACATGCTTCCAGAACTCGATCGCAACAAGGATAGACTTGGTGAGATCTTAGATGATCGTGGTCTCAGCTTCCTGTTTCCTCTGTTGCGCATCCAATCTGATCTGTGGAAACAGATTCAAGCCGACCCCACTCCTGCTCAGTTCTACAAGTGgattaaagaaaatgttgatccTTCTTGCTACACTATGCCGGGCTTTATCTCAGCCCTGTTTGCCGTTCTTCTCAAGTACATCGCTCAAGAATCGGCCCCGAATGACGCACCTACTACCAACGGATCAACAGAAAACGGGTCTATTGCAACTGCTACGGACAAGGTGAcacaggaaaaggaaaaggagcTTGTGGAACGTTATCGACCCGTGTTGCAGGCTTTCCTTCACGACCATGTCTCACTCCAAGTCACTGTCCTGCATGCCCTGCAGGCCTTCTGTCACGGACTTAACTTTCCCAAAGGCATGCTTCTTCGCTGGTTTGTCCTTCTTTACGATCTGGAAATAATCGAAGAAGATGCTTTCCTCAAGTGGAAGGAAGATCTTACCGACGATACCCCAGGCAAAGGCAAAGCTCTCTTTCAG GTAAATAACTGGCTAATGTGGCTAGAACAAGCCGAGTCTGATGAGGACGAAGACGGCGATGCTTAA
- the LOC124341351 gene encoding uncharacterized protein LOC124341351, protein MTTYAAPSDYTEAPNCYTEAPADYSTNMVEYYTEAAKYFFTPIYTTTSEAAKYYAVPTCYTEAALSCYVELKHYTDAPVYYTTTYATPSYNSAAPKYYTEEVAYYTTTYAAWYTTSRDLSITLLQSTTKLRFICISPAILLTMSPLLMLLRPIHQSSEVFLWMC, encoded by the exons ATGAcgacgtatgctgccccatccgactacaccgaggctcccaa ctgctacaccgaggctcccgctGATTACTCCACCAACATggtcgagtactacaccgaagcggcaAAGTACTTCTTTACCCCGATCTACACAACCACAAgtgaggcggccaagtattacgcagtCCCGACTTGCTACACAGAagctgctctttcgtgctacgTTGAACTGAAACactacactgatgctccagtctactacaccacgacctacgctacacctagctacaACAGCGcagcccccaagtactacaccgaagaagTCGCCTATTACACAACCACGTACGCTGCCTGGTATACTACATCGAGGGATTTAAGTATTACCCTGCTCCAAAGTACTACCAAACTGAGGTTCATATGTATTTCACCAGCAATTCTCCTGACCATGTCACCACTACTTATGTTGCTCCGACCTATACACCAAAGTTCTGAAGTATTTCTCTGGATGTGTTGA
- the LOC124340892 gene encoding proton channel OtopLc-like isoform X2: protein MTARVRWEGVDEVGHSKNGVADGATAIRNTWKRSSIEFICTAVRNLSHHTTSRPSSPKPIEVKSHTKEICPTCDGNTNESKAEKVQATTESQESGTLVGRSTVAEEAKSEQESLLKPVKEKPIQGGAIIKQNLRSENQITLANTQPLPTINDRMSLPPFSGPNTPTHQRNHPEKVIKLWKQHGNRHNIRQATVDMLSALYGIMLVVMGVAFPTSQVISIKIPSHYYEGFYAYLYFVAIGFFGYIYVLLKTQFNSLTWKRRWYQMTQRLKDKKTAKTTADGDGASQDNGLSLEDIMTSRLRITLGKELDPRHSPNHGSFYLRMGAVVFGVGSMIYSGLEFAQYFEMSANPLCDDIMMAVQPASRMLFTFFQMYFVFLNAKIQIVKNSNVIVARFGMMHIVATNLCVWLNVIIQETKHEILHFKQHEGGDTTEHDQHQVVGHGEEPVQIADAVDPFASAVIGHWLNNTVGDGSDHVQDESEFHSPSYHRLGKRTLSDECHRSDLMGTLTQNASPFLFPCAIEYSLICAAIMYEIWKHTGKNRNQKLARSVNDSPAGVRTPRTPRGSFYPYSQRRSPHHYSVDCTNANKGLFFGIFVLVLSILAMILFFVLIHREEYKSTAITIVHLAELILYMLTLIAVLIGIIQVSQLQFDASHPLDLDNILLIVALTGVISYNVFTIIGTQFSDHPDRMLVLINALTAVVQAVAQTVFVLGSSKRHLYTRRQEQRKPGREVVTFLMVTNFAMWAIITLEKSRFDAHPVQSQFFGQWPWTIITNISSPLAIFYRYHSTVCLCEIWKRCYKITERSSNHTPLHQLASV from the exons ATGACTGCTCGAGTccg CTGGGAAGGAGTGGACGAAGTTGGTCATTCGAAGAACGGCGTAGCGGATGGAGCTACCGCTATCAGAAATACTTGGAAGAGATCTTCCATTGAGTTTATTTGTACAGCCGTCAGAAATTTGTCCCACCACACAACATCGCGACCGTCCAGTCCCAAGCCAATTGAGGTCAAGTCTCATACGAAGGAAATATGCCCAACATGCGATGGGAATACGAATGAATCAAAAGCAGAGAAAGTTCAGGCGACGACCGAGTCGCAGGAAAG TGGAACCTTGGTGGGCAGATCAACGGTTGCGGAAGAAGCGAAAAGCGAGCAGGAATCTCTCTTGAAACCCGTCAAAGAAAAACCTATCCAAGGCGGAGCAATAATCAAGCAGAATTTGCGAAGCGAAAATCAGATTACTTTGGCCAATACCCAGCCACTGCCCACAATCAATGACCGGATGTCTTTGCCGCCCTTTAGCGGCCCAAACACTCCAACCCATCAGCGGAACCACCCAGAGAAAGTCATCAAATTATGGAAACAACACGGCAA TCGTCACAATATCAGACAGGCTACTGTGGACATGCTTAGCGCTCTATACGGAATCATGCTGGTAGTTATGGGCGTGGCCTTTCCTACTTCTCAAGTCATTTCCATCAAGATCCCATCTCACTACTACGAG GGCTTCTACGCTTACCTCTACTTTGTGGCCATTGGATTCTTCGGTTACATTTACGTCCTCTTGAAAACCCAATTCAACTCGCTAACGTGGAAAAGAC GTTGGTATCAAATGACGCAGCGTCTCAAGGATAAAAAGACAGCCAAAACAACGGCTGATGGCGACGGTGCCTCTCAAGACAATGGATTGTCCCTGGAGGACATAATGACCAGTCGATTACGGATTACTCTTGGCAAAGAACTCGATCCTAGACACAGTCCCAACCACGGATCCTTCTACCTTCGCATGGGAGCCGTCG TGTTTGGAGTTGGCTCAATGATTTATTCCGGGCTGGAATTCGctcaatactttgaaatgtCAGCCAATCCATTGTGCGATGACATTATGATGGCCGTCCAGCCAGCGTCTCGTATGCTCttcacattttttcaaatgtatttCGTTTTCCTAAATGCAAAG ATTCAGATTGTCAAGAACAGCAACGTCATTGTGGCTCGTTTTGGAATGATGCACATCGTAGCCACGAACCTCTGCGTCTGGCTCAATGTCATCATCCAGGAGACAAAACACGAGATCCTCCATTTCAAGCAGCACGAAGGTGGCGACACAACCGAGCACGACCAGCATCAGGTGGTTGGACACGGCGAAGAGCCCGTCCAAATAGCAG ATGCCGTCGACCCTTTCGCTTCAGCCGTGATTGGACACTGGTTGAACAACACAGTTGGAGACGGTTCGGACCACGTCCAGGATGAAAGTGAATTCCATTCTCCATCATACCATCGGCTGGGCAAGAGGACGTTGTCGGACGAATGCCATCGCTCAGATTTGATG ggaacacTGACTCAGAATGCCAGTCCCTTTCTGTTTCCATGCGCTATCGAATATTCTCTGATATGCGCCGCCATAATGTACGAAATATGGAAACATACAGGAAAAAATCGCAACCAAAAGTTGGCCCGTTCGGTAAACGATTCACCGGCCGGCGTCCGTACGCCGAGAACGCCCCGCGGAAGCTTTTATCCGTATTCGCAACGTCGTTCCCCGCACCACTATTCCGTTGATTGTACCAACGCCAACAAAGGCCTATTCTTCGGAATTTTTGTCTTGGTGCTAAGCATTTTGGCCATGATACTGTTTTTCGTCCTGATCCATCGCGAGGAATACAAAAGCACAGCCATCACTATCGTCCATTTGGCCGAGCTGATTCTTTACATGTTGACGTTGATCGCCGTCTTAATTGGAATCATACAA GTGAGCCAGTTGCAATTTGATGCTTCCCATCCGCTCGATCTCGACAACATCCTGCTTATCGTCGCCCTTACGGGCGTCATTTCCTACAACGTCTTCACCATAATCGGTACCCAGTTCAGCGACCATCCGGACAGGATGCTGGTGCTAATCAATGCCTTGACGGCCGTCGTGCAGGCCGTAGCTCAAACCGTGTTTGTCCTCGGTTCTTCCAAGCGACACCTCTACACTAGACGCCAGGAGCAGCGCAAACCTGGCCGTGAAGTCGTCACTTTCTTAATGGTCACCAACTTTGCAATG TGGGCCATTATAACGTTGGAGAAGAGCCGATTCGACGCCCACCCCGTCCAATCGCAATTTTTCGGTCAGTGGCCATGGACTATCATCACCAACATCAGCTCTCCACTGGCCATTTTCTATCGCTACCATTCGACAGTTTGTCTCTGCGAGATATGGAAACGTTGTTACAAAATCACAGAGAGATCATCTAACCATACTCCGCTTCATCAGCTCGCAAGCGTCTAG